The Mus musculus strain C57BL/6J chromosome 2, GRCm38.p6 C57BL/6J genome has a window encoding:
- the Csrnp3 gene encoding cysteine/serine-rich nuclear protein 3 isoform X2 produces MSGILKRKFEDVDASSPCSSARESDDEVSSSESADSGDSVNPSTSNHFTPSSILKREKRLRTKNVHFSCVTVYYFTRRQGFTSVPSQGGSTLGMSSRHNSVRQYTLGEFAREQERLHREMLREHLREEKLNSLKLKMTKNGTVESEEASTLTVDDISDDDIDLDNTEVDEYFFLQPLPTKKRRALLRASGVKKIDVDEKHELRAIRLSREDCGCDCRVFCDPETCTCSLAGIKCQVDRMSFPCGCTKEGCSNTAGRIEFNPIRVRTHFLHTIMKLELEKNREQQTPTLNGCHGEISAHGPSMGPVAHSVEYSIADNFEIETEPQAAVLHLQEELDCQGDEEEEEEDGSSFCSGATDSSTQSLAPSESDEEEEEEEEEEEEEEEDDDDDKGDGFVEGLGAHTEVVPLPSVLCYSDGTAVHESHTKNASFYASSSTLYYQIDSHIPGTPSQLSDNYSERDTVKNGALSLVPYAMTPERFVDYARQAEEAYGASHYPAANPSVIVCCPTSENDSGVPCNPLYPEHRSNLPQVEFHSYLKGPAQEGFVSTLNGDSHISEHPAENPLSLAEKSRLHEECIQSPVVETVPV; encoded by the exons CTTCCTCCATCCTGAAAAGGGAGAAACGGCTGAGGACGAAGAATGTACACTTCAGCTGTGTCACCGTGTACTACTTCACCAGGAGGCAGGGCTTCACTAGTGTGCCCAGCCAGGGTGGCAGCACTCTGGGGATGTCCAGTCGTCACAACAGCGTGCGCCAGTACACCCTGGGCGAGTTTGCGCGAGAGCAGGAGCGCCTGCACCGGGAGATGCTGAGAGAACACCTCCGGGAGGAGAAACTCAACTCTCTCAAACTAAAG ATGACTAAGAATGGCACTGTAGAGTCTGAGGAAGCTAGCACCCTGACCGTGGATGACATTTCCGATGACGATATTGATCTGGACAACACCGAAGTGGACGAATACTTCTTCCTACAACCCCTGCCCACAAAAAAGCGGAGAGCTCTGCTGCGCGCCTCGGGGGTGAAGAAGATCGACGTTGACGAGAAGCACGAACTGCGGGCCATCCGCCTTTCTCGGGAGGACTGTGGCTGTGACTGCAGAGTGTTCTGTGATCCAGAAACCTGTACCTGCAGCCTGGCAGGCATTAAGTGTCAG GTGGATCGTATGTCTTTCCCATGTGGCTGCACTAAAGAAGGCTGTAGTAACACAGCAGGTAGAATTGAATTCAATCCTATCCGTGTCCGGACTCATTTTTTGCACACAATAATGAAACTTGAACTGGAGAAGAACCGAGAGCAACAAACCCCCACGCTGAATGGCTGCCACGGGGAGATAAGCGCCCATGGTCCTTCCATGGGCCCTGTCGCTCACTCTGTAGAATATTCCATCGCAGACAATTTCGAGATTGAAACCGAACCCCAGGCTGCTGTGCTGCACCTACAGGAGGAACTGGACTGCCaaggagatgaggaggaagaggaggaggacggaAGCAGTTTCTGCAGTGGAGCCACTGATTCTAGCACCCAAAGCCTGGCTCCCAGTGAAtcggatgaggaagaggaggaggaggaagaagaagaggaagaggaggaggaagatgacgaCGACGACAAGGGAGATGGCTTTGTAGAAGGGCTCGGAGCCCATACGGAGGTCGTCCCCCTTCCGTCTGTCCTTTGTTACTCTGATGGCACCGCAGTTCATGAAAGCCACACAAAAAATGCTTCATTTTACGCTAGCTCTTCAACTCTCTACTACCAAATAGATAGTCACATCCCAGGAACTCCTAGCCAGCTCTCTGACAACTATTCTGAAAGAGATACTGTCAAAAACGGTGCCCTTTCGCTGGTGCCTTACGCCATGACCCCAGAGAGGTTTGTTGACTACGCCAGGCAAGCAGAAGAGGCCTATGGAGCCTCCCACTACCCAGCTGCCAATCCGTCTGTCATCGTTTGCTGCCCCACCTCTGAAAACGATAGTGGGGTGCCCTGTAACCCCTTGTATCCTGAACACAGGTCCAATCTTCCCCAAGTGGAGTTTCACTCATACTTGAAAGGCCCTGCCCAGGAAGGGTTTGTTTCCACATTGAATGGCGACAGCCACATTTCAGAGCATCCTGCAGAAAATCCTTTGAGCCTTGCAGAAAAGAGCAGATTGCATGAAGAGTGCATTCAGTCCCCCGTGGTGGAAACGGTCCCCGTTTAG
- the Csrnp3 gene encoding cysteine/serine-rich nuclear protein 3 isoform c (isoform c is encoded by transcript variant 4): protein MWTPPHHAPLLGNRMMKSPAAKVLTAGIASIHPPQITSPMTKNGTVESEEASTLTVDDISDDDIDLDNTEVDEYFFLQPLPTKKRRALLRASGVKKIDVDEKHELRAIRLSREDCGCDCRVFCDPETCTCSLAGIKCQVDRMSFPCGCTKEGCSNTAGRIEFNPIRVRTHFLHTIMKLELEKNREQQTPTLNGCHGEISAHGPSMGPVAHSVEYSIADNFEIETEPQAAVLHLQEELDCQGDEEEEEEDGSSFCSGATDSSTQSLAPSESDEEEEEEEEEEEEEEEDDDDDKGDGFVEGLGAHTEVVPLPSVLCYSDGTAVHESHTKNASFYASSSTLYYQIDSHIPGTPSQLSDNYSERDTVKNGALSLVPYAMTPERFVDYARQAEEAYGASHYPAANPSVIVCCPTSENDSGVPCNPLYPEHRSNLPQVEFHSYLKGPAQEGFVSTLNGDSHISEHPAENPLSLAEKSRLHEECIQSPVVETVPV, encoded by the exons ATGACTAAGAATGGCACTGTAGAGTCTGAGGAAGCTAGCACCCTGACCGTGGATGACATTTCCGATGACGATATTGATCTGGACAACACCGAAGTGGACGAATACTTCTTCCTACAACCCCTGCCCACAAAAAAGCGGAGAGCTCTGCTGCGCGCCTCGGGGGTGAAGAAGATCGACGTTGACGAGAAGCACGAACTGCGGGCCATCCGCCTTTCTCGGGAGGACTGTGGCTGTGACTGCAGAGTGTTCTGTGATCCAGAAACCTGTACCTGCAGCCTGGCAGGCATTAAGTGTCAG GTGGATCGTATGTCTTTCCCATGTGGCTGCACTAAAGAAGGCTGTAGTAACACAGCAGGTAGAATTGAATTCAATCCTATCCGTGTCCGGACTCATTTTTTGCACACAATAATGAAACTTGAACTGGAGAAGAACCGAGAGCAACAAACCCCCACGCTGAATGGCTGCCACGGGGAGATAAGCGCCCATGGTCCTTCCATGGGCCCTGTCGCTCACTCTGTAGAATATTCCATCGCAGACAATTTCGAGATTGAAACCGAACCCCAGGCTGCTGTGCTGCACCTACAGGAGGAACTGGACTGCCaaggagatgaggaggaagaggaggaggacggaAGCAGTTTCTGCAGTGGAGCCACTGATTCTAGCACCCAAAGCCTGGCTCCCAGTGAAtcggatgaggaagaggaggaggaggaagaagaagaggaagaggaggaggaagatgacgaCGACGACAAGGGAGATGGCTTTGTAGAAGGGCTCGGAGCCCATACGGAGGTCGTCCCCCTTCCGTCTGTCCTTTGTTACTCTGATGGCACCGCAGTTCATGAAAGCCACACAAAAAATGCTTCATTTTACGCTAGCTCTTCAACTCTCTACTACCAAATAGATAGTCACATCCCAGGAACTCCTAGCCAGCTCTCTGACAACTATTCTGAAAGAGATACTGTCAAAAACGGTGCCCTTTCGCTGGTGCCTTACGCCATGACCCCAGAGAGGTTTGTTGACTACGCCAGGCAAGCAGAAGAGGCCTATGGAGCCTCCCACTACCCAGCTGCCAATCCGTCTGTCATCGTTTGCTGCCCCACCTCTGAAAACGATAGTGGGGTGCCCTGTAACCCCTTGTATCCTGAACACAGGTCCAATCTTCCCCAAGTGGAGTTTCACTCATACTTGAAAGGCCCTGCCCAGGAAGGGTTTGTTTCCACATTGAATGGCGACAGCCACATTTCAGAGCATCCTGCAGAAAATCCTTTGAGCCTTGCAGAAAAGAGCAGATTGCATGAAGAGTGCATTCAGTCCCCCGTGGTGGAAACGGTCCCCGTTTAG